The following proteins are encoded in a genomic region of Montipora foliosa isolate CH-2021 chromosome 8, ASM3666993v2, whole genome shotgun sequence:
- the LOC138012993 gene encoding rho GTPase-activating protein gacF-like isoform X1, with the protein MWTALGLYAFGPNYQDIREYKKLRRRRKRKGDRRIIIPEEAYCIDEEYLPHLEEIKIQEEPYPLQDGSSVSYESEYTKFKYSMGGNIKFYDEHIALTSPRKKIKTPSQSFRGMDRSMESTFNSSLSDSVLTEKFGSMDMTPVIFNEKQEHALKEESPQSLAENVTEIKTKPEKLDASAQIRATLERLKLSESATSQKSKTITTFSSVANSIAKVDSWKTDFNNSSSIPTEETAHLSAQNEGCVSDILDWTLQRQQNTSSGNGARVRDYSPIRSLARSDNLSNSQGETATIIDSAMYSYAPGMPEKKVSIERGHTANDYNTTVGAVDEKYGPTNEIIDPERVSRYNRTLLYVNEQNETLKNGDFNELDMELSDLSSDVFTDSEIPTSGFLSQSRDGKSDLDFYPDSPTTEQAFSKTPCSSRKNSLESYISDESQISGADLDLTAALKKKVQKLEPNGAMHVHLENGNKNECKAAPSVVKGVKAKVKLTQNTKHKTAGGFGRTEPKKKDFARNVKSKVDSFSNIGHVPGGGRIKQVPSSKVKPPKRVDSRTDTHGIEAYSHLPSEFQEIAKRLAKQDREMRKSKISSSISSHGSRSRSRHSSHGSSRADSISPEITSNFKPNIRLGRFSGSSLNLNTLNTGMGHNTSNKSSPNRPPINRSPSIRSRPTTPSLSRSHPATFATLYDSRSRPSSRPSSRPNSRPSSPVSCSRNASPTNGERSSGSPLPSSGQKLTTSRRPSPNTNRSKTKLANGTGGRLTGLVGLSSVEIGLSSRSVFQVVPVRK; encoded by the exons ATGTGGACTGCGCTTGG CTTGTACGCGTTTGGTCCGAATTACCAAGATATCAGAGAATACAAGAAGCTAAGACG ACGCCGAAAACGCAAGGGCGACAGAAGAATTATCATACCTGAAGAAGCATATTGTATAGATGAAGAATATCTTCCACATTTAGAGGAAATCAAGATTCAAGAAGAACCATATCCTCTCCAAGATGGATCATCTGTTTCTTATGAATCAGAATACACAAAATTCAAATATTCCATGGGCGGAAACATCAAGTTCTACGACGAACACATAGCTTTAACAAGTCCacgaaaaaagataaaaacgcCCTCTCAATCTTTTAGAGGTATGGACCGAAGTATGGAGAGCACATTTAATTCTTCGCTTTCTGACAGTGTTTTAACCGAGAAGTTTGGAAGCATGGATATGACTCCAGTGATTTTCAACGAAAAACAGGAACACGCACTTAAAGAGGAATCGCCGCAAAGTCTTGCAGAGAACGTGACAGAAATTAAAACGAAGCCTGAAAAGTTAGATGCTAGCGCTCAAATTCGCGcaacacttgaaagactaaAATTATCTGAAAGCGCAACTTCGcaaaaaagcaaaactattaCAACTTTCTCAAGTGTTGCTAACAGCATAGCCAAAGTTGACTCATGGAAAACGGATTTTAACAATAGCTCGTCAATTCCTACTGAAGAAACTGCCCATTTAAGTGCTCAGAATGAGGGTTGCGTATCAGACATTTTGGACTGGACTCTTCAACGGCAACAAAATACCTCCTCGGGGAACGGCGCAAGAGTGAGAGATTATTCCCCTATAAGGTCCCTGGCGAGAAGCGATAATCTCTCAAATTCACAAGGAGAAACGGCAACGATTATTGACTCTGCAATGTATAGCTACGCTCCGGGGATGCCTGAGAAAAAGGTCAGTATTGAAAGAGGACATACAGCAAATGATTACAACACAACAGTGGGTGCTGTTGATGAAAAGTACGGACCAACAAACGAGATAATAGATCCGGAAAGGGTAAGCAGATACAACAGAACATTGCTTTATGTCAATGAACAAAACGAAACATTGAAAAATGGAGATTTCAACGAGTTAGACATGGAACTATCGGACCTAAGTTCGGATGTATTTACAGATAGTGAAATACCAACATCTGGATTCTTGTCTCAGTCGCGGGATGGAAAGAGTGACTTGGACTTTTACCCAGACTCTCCGACGACAGAGCAAGCATTTTCTAAGACTCCCTGTAGCTCAAGAAAGAATAGCCTGGAGTCTTATATCTCTGATGAAAGCCAAATATCTGGAGCTGATTTGGATTTAACAGCAGCTCTAAAGAAAA AGGTGCAGAAGCTCGAACCAAATGGCGCAATGCATGTACATTTAGAAAATGGGAACAAAAACGAG TGTAAAGCTGCGCCCTCTGTGGTAAAAGGTGTAAAGGCCAAAGTAAAATTGACTCAGAATACAAAACATAAAACGG CTGGTGGTTTTGGAAGAACGGAACCCAAGAAGAAGGACTTTGCAAGAAATGTAAAGTCAAAAGTGGACTCTTTCAGTAACATTGGACATGTGCCCGGTGGAGGACGAATCAAG CAGGTTCCTTCCAGCAAAGTGAAGCCGCCAAAAAGAGTGGATTCCAGGACAGACACTCACGGAATTGAGGCATACAGTCATTTACCCTCAGAATTTCAGGAAATTGCAAAACGCCTGGCTAAACAAGATAGGGAAATGCGAAAATCTAAAATTAGTAGTAGCATCTCTAGCCATGGGAGCCGCTCGCGATCAAGGCATTCAAGTCATGGATCAAGCCGAGCAGACAGCATCAGTCCCGAAATAACATCTAATTTCAAACCAAATATTCGGCTGGGAAGATTTTCGGGGTCATCTCTTAATCTAAATACTTTGAACACAGGCATGGGACACAACACAAGTAACAAATCCTCGCCAAATAGGCCTCCAATAAACAGATCACCAAGCATTCGATCCAGGCCCACAACACCGAGTCTGAGTCGTTCTCATCCAGCAACTTTTGCTACGTTATATGATTCCCGATCAAGACCCTCTTCAAGACCTTCATCACGACCAAATTCTAGACCCTCTTCCCCTGTTTCATGTTCACGTAATGCATCGCCCACGAATGGAGAACGATCAAGTGGCTCTCCCCTTCCATCCAGTGGTCAAAAACTAACGACTAGTCGTCGACCATCACCGAACACTAACCGATCGAAAACTAAATTGGCAAATGGAACAGGAGGACGCTTGACTGGTTTGGTTGGATTATCAAGCGTAGAAATAGGCCTAT CATCAAGATCTGTATTCCAAGTGGTTCCAGTCCGCAAGTGA
- the LOC138012993 gene encoding rho GTPase-activating protein gacF-like isoform X2, translating into MWTALGLYAFGPNYQDIREYKKLRRRRKRKGDRRIIIPEEAYCIDEEYLPHLEEIKIQEEPYPLQDGSSVSYESEYTKFKYSMGGNIKFYDEHIALTSPRKKIKTPSQSFRGMDRSMESTFNSSLSDSVLTEKFGSMDMTPVIFNEKQEHALKEESPQSLAENVTEIKTKPEKLDASAQIRATLERLKLSESATSQKSKTITTFSSVANSIAKVDSWKTDFNNSSSIPTEETAHLSAQNEGCVSDILDWTLQRQQNTSSGNGARVRDYSPIRSLARSDNLSNSQGETATIIDSAMYSYAPGMPEKKVSIERGHTANDYNTTVGAVDEKYGPTNEIIDPERVSRYNRTLLYVNEQNETLKNGDFNELDMELSDLSSDVFTDSEIPTSGFLSQSRDGKSDLDFYPDSPTTEQAFSKTPCSSRKNSLESYISDESQISGADLDLTAALKKKVQKLEPNGAMHVHLENGNKNECKAAPSVVKGVKAKVKLTQNTKHKTAGGFGRTEPKKKDFARNVKSKVDSFSNIGHVPGGGRIKVPSSKVKPPKRVDSRTDTHGIEAYSHLPSEFQEIAKRLAKQDREMRKSKISSSISSHGSRSRSRHSSHGSSRADSISPEITSNFKPNIRLGRFSGSSLNLNTLNTGMGHNTSNKSSPNRPPINRSPSIRSRPTTPSLSRSHPATFATLYDSRSRPSSRPSSRPNSRPSSPVSCSRNASPTNGERSSGSPLPSSGQKLTTSRRPSPNTNRSKTKLANGTGGRLTGLVGLSSVEIGLSSRSVFQVVPVRK; encoded by the exons ATGTGGACTGCGCTTGG CTTGTACGCGTTTGGTCCGAATTACCAAGATATCAGAGAATACAAGAAGCTAAGACG ACGCCGAAAACGCAAGGGCGACAGAAGAATTATCATACCTGAAGAAGCATATTGTATAGATGAAGAATATCTTCCACATTTAGAGGAAATCAAGATTCAAGAAGAACCATATCCTCTCCAAGATGGATCATCTGTTTCTTATGAATCAGAATACACAAAATTCAAATATTCCATGGGCGGAAACATCAAGTTCTACGACGAACACATAGCTTTAACAAGTCCacgaaaaaagataaaaacgcCCTCTCAATCTTTTAGAGGTATGGACCGAAGTATGGAGAGCACATTTAATTCTTCGCTTTCTGACAGTGTTTTAACCGAGAAGTTTGGAAGCATGGATATGACTCCAGTGATTTTCAACGAAAAACAGGAACACGCACTTAAAGAGGAATCGCCGCAAAGTCTTGCAGAGAACGTGACAGAAATTAAAACGAAGCCTGAAAAGTTAGATGCTAGCGCTCAAATTCGCGcaacacttgaaagactaaAATTATCTGAAAGCGCAACTTCGcaaaaaagcaaaactattaCAACTTTCTCAAGTGTTGCTAACAGCATAGCCAAAGTTGACTCATGGAAAACGGATTTTAACAATAGCTCGTCAATTCCTACTGAAGAAACTGCCCATTTAAGTGCTCAGAATGAGGGTTGCGTATCAGACATTTTGGACTGGACTCTTCAACGGCAACAAAATACCTCCTCGGGGAACGGCGCAAGAGTGAGAGATTATTCCCCTATAAGGTCCCTGGCGAGAAGCGATAATCTCTCAAATTCACAAGGAGAAACGGCAACGATTATTGACTCTGCAATGTATAGCTACGCTCCGGGGATGCCTGAGAAAAAGGTCAGTATTGAAAGAGGACATACAGCAAATGATTACAACACAACAGTGGGTGCTGTTGATGAAAAGTACGGACCAACAAACGAGATAATAGATCCGGAAAGGGTAAGCAGATACAACAGAACATTGCTTTATGTCAATGAACAAAACGAAACATTGAAAAATGGAGATTTCAACGAGTTAGACATGGAACTATCGGACCTAAGTTCGGATGTATTTACAGATAGTGAAATACCAACATCTGGATTCTTGTCTCAGTCGCGGGATGGAAAGAGTGACTTGGACTTTTACCCAGACTCTCCGACGACAGAGCAAGCATTTTCTAAGACTCCCTGTAGCTCAAGAAAGAATAGCCTGGAGTCTTATATCTCTGATGAAAGCCAAATATCTGGAGCTGATTTGGATTTAACAGCAGCTCTAAAGAAAA AGGTGCAGAAGCTCGAACCAAATGGCGCAATGCATGTACATTTAGAAAATGGGAACAAAAACGAG TGTAAAGCTGCGCCCTCTGTGGTAAAAGGTGTAAAGGCCAAAGTAAAATTGACTCAGAATACAAAACATAAAACGG CTGGTGGTTTTGGAAGAACGGAACCCAAGAAGAAGGACTTTGCAAGAAATGTAAAGTCAAAAGTGGACTCTTTCAGTAACATTGGACATGTGCCCGGTGGAGGACGAATCAAG GTTCCTTCCAGCAAAGTGAAGCCGCCAAAAAGAGTGGATTCCAGGACAGACACTCACGGAATTGAGGCATACAGTCATTTACCCTCAGAATTTCAGGAAATTGCAAAACGCCTGGCTAAACAAGATAGGGAAATGCGAAAATCTAAAATTAGTAGTAGCATCTCTAGCCATGGGAGCCGCTCGCGATCAAGGCATTCAAGTCATGGATCAAGCCGAGCAGACAGCATCAGTCCCGAAATAACATCTAATTTCAAACCAAATATTCGGCTGGGAAGATTTTCGGGGTCATCTCTTAATCTAAATACTTTGAACACAGGCATGGGACACAACACAAGTAACAAATCCTCGCCAAATAGGCCTCCAATAAACAGATCACCAAGCATTCGATCCAGGCCCACAACACCGAGTCTGAGTCGTTCTCATCCAGCAACTTTTGCTACGTTATATGATTCCCGATCAAGACCCTCTTCAAGACCTTCATCACGACCAAATTCTAGACCCTCTTCCCCTGTTTCATGTTCACGTAATGCATCGCCCACGAATGGAGAACGATCAAGTGGCTCTCCCCTTCCATCCAGTGGTCAAAAACTAACGACTAGTCGTCGACCATCACCGAACACTAACCGATCGAAAACTAAATTGGCAAATGGAACAGGAGGACGCTTGACTGGTTTGGTTGGATTATCAAGCGTAGAAATAGGCCTAT CATCAAGATCTGTATTCCAAGTGGTTCCAGTCCGCAAGTGA